One Cardinium endosymbiont of Culicoides punctatus genomic window carries:
- a CDS encoding ankyrin repeat domain-containing protein: MKHIYKTITFLAMVWMITGISTCRSIAHKTHTKIHNTIEQKCIASNLKSAIKKGDYSKVKELFNKYDAHKHKSIANTKIKLWQDIGSTDNYMQESILYFAIFCRNEDKGNNKDTYLKIIEFLLQQGADPNVPRKFLMVIPSQCIDTYPLTIATRAGDKSVVKLLLAHGVNINNLDDSYASAYSSALHVAMRDGNIPILMLLLDCKDIDVNQLVRKGRLPLQAGIFGYEFRRDSNSLEAVRLLLKHESIDVNNKDDTFEKNTSLGLAVDRGLIDIVKILLEHPNIYLEPKNSYGRTPLAEAVRRNYVEIVALLLNHGANPEGITTKSNTFFPKLGSVKRNKEIEELLEKAKQNQKKTKAFKYIFDPIHVTKEDGICSICHTGLVDASEYKHAIALKCKHKFHLDCISQWIKPSTETCPLCRAKIE, translated from the coding sequence ATGAAGCACATTTATAAAACAATCACATTTTTAGCCATGGTATGGATGATTACTGGTATAAGTACTTGTAGAAGCATTGCACATAAGACGCACACTAAGATCCATAATACAATAGAGCAGAAATGTATTGCATCTAATCTCAAATCAGCCATTAAAAAGGGAGATTACTCAAAAGTAAAAGAACTCTTTAATAAGTATGATGCACATAAACATAAAAGTATTGCAAATACAAAAATAAAGTTATGGCAAGATATAGGTAGTACTGACAATTACATGCAAGAATCTATTTTATATTTCGCTATTTTCTGTAGAAATGAGGATAAAGGAAACAACAAAGATACATACCTAAAAATTATTGAATTTTTACTGCAGCAAGGTGCGGATCCTAACGTACCACGAAAATTTTTAATGGTTATTCCATCTCAGTGTATTGACACCTATCCTCTAACCATAGCAACTCGGGCAGGTGATAAATCAGTGGTAAAGCTATTGCTCGCACATGGAGTAAATATCAACAATTTAGATGATTCTTATGCATCTGCTTACAGCAGCGCACTCCATGTAGCTATGAGAGATGGGAATATACCTATTCTTATGCTTCTTTTAGATTGCAAAGATATAGATGTCAATCAACTTGTTAGAAAAGGTCGGTTGCCATTGCAAGCAGGTATATTCGGTTATGAATTCAGACGTGACAGTAATAGCCTAGAGGCAGTACGTTTATTATTAAAACATGAGAGCATTGATGTCAATAACAAAGATGATACTTTTGAAAAAAACACTTCACTTGGTCTAGCCGTTGATAGGGGGCTTATAGATATAGTAAAAATATTATTAGAGCATCCAAATATATATCTGGAACCAAAAAATAGTTACGGACGTACTCCACTTGCAGAAGCAGTACGTCGTAATTATGTAGAAATCGTAGCGTTGCTATTAAATCACGGAGCCAATCCAGAAGGTATTACAACAAAAAGTAATACTTTCTTTCCAAAACTAGGTTCCGTAAAACGCAACAAAGAAATAGAAGAACTTTTAGAGAAAGCAAAGCAAAATCAGAAAAAAACAAAAGCATTCAAATATATTTTTGATCCTATTCATGTTACTAAAGAGGACGGAATATGTTCTATTTGTCATACTGGATTAGTGGATGCTAGTGAGTATAAACATGCAATAGCATTAAAATGCAAGCATAAATTTCACTTAGACTGTATATCTCAGTGGATTAAACCTAGTACAGAAACATGTCCACTTTGTCGAGCAAAGATTGAATAA
- a CDS encoding ankyrin repeat domain-containing protein, with amino-acid sequence MKHICKIITFLAIISMVTGISTCRSIAHKTQTKIHNKIEQKRIASDLKSAIKKGDYSKVKELFNKYDAYKHKNIPNTEIRRWQYTCPNIDYVQESILYFAIFCRNEAKKNNKDKYLKTIQFLLEQGANPDLPCKRVFSNTSCYIDSYPLTIATRARDISVVELLLTHGANINNLDNPEADYAQICGSALHIAMDYGDIPILKLLLANKDININQPMRKGWLPLQSGIVGYKFRRDRNSLEAVRLLLRDKRTDVNKKKDFKGENSLGLAVEWGLTDMVEILLEHPAIDLEPKNRHGRTPLAEAVHGGHVEIVALLLNHGANPEGITTKSNTFFPKLGSVKRNKEIEELLEKAKQENVSKLSSEKRKASPDFKENEKPTKRIRSHG; translated from the coding sequence ATGAAACACATTTGCAAAATAATCACCTTTCTAGCCATAATATCGATGGTTACTGGGATAAGTACTTGTAGAAGCATTGCACATAAAACGCAAACTAAAATCCATAATAAAATAGAGCAAAAACGTATTGCATCTGACCTCAAATCAGCCATTAAAAAGGGAGATTATTCGAAAGTAAAAGAACTGTTTAATAAGTATGATGCATATAAACACAAAAACATTCCAAATACAGAAATAAGGCGATGGCAATATACATGTCCTAATATAGATTATGTACAAGAATCTATATTATATTTCGCTATTTTCTGTAGAAATGAGGCTAAAAAAAACAACAAAGATAAATACCTAAAAACTATTCAATTTTTATTAGAACAAGGTGCAAATCCCGACTTGCCATGCAAACGTGTTTTTTCTAATACCTCTTGTTATATAGACTCCTATCCTCTAACCATAGCAACTCGGGCACGCGATATATCAGTGGTAGAACTATTGCTCACACATGGAGCAAATATTAACAACTTGGATAATCCAGAAGCTGATTATGCACAAATTTGTGGCAGCGCGCTCCATATAGCTATGGACTATGGTGATATACCTATTCTTAAGCTCCTTCTAGCAAACAAAGATATAAACATAAATCAACCCATGAGAAAGGGTTGGTTACCATTACAATCAGGTATAGTCGGTTATAAATTTAGACGTGACCGTAATAGCTTAGAGGCAGTACGTTTATTATTAAGAGATAAGAGAACTGATGTCAATAAAAAAAAGGATTTTAAAGGAGAGAACTCACTTGGTCTAGCAGTTGAATGGGGTCTTACAGACATGGTAGAAATATTATTAGAGCATCCAGCTATAGATCTGGAACCCAAAAACCGTCACGGGCGTACCCCACTTGCAGAAGCGGTGCATGGTGGTCATGTAGAAATCGTAGCGTTGCTATTAAATCACGGAGCCAATCCAGAAGGTATTACAACAAAAAGTAATACTTTCTTTCCAAAACTAGGTTCCGTAAAACGCAACAAAGAAATAGAAGAACTTTTAGAGAAAGCAAAGCAAGAAAATGTGTCAAAGTTAAGTTCTGAAAAACGCAAAGCAAGTCCCGATTTTAAAGAAAACGAAAAACCTACTAAACGTATTCGTTCACATGGGTAA
- a CDS encoding ankyrin repeat domain-containing protein encodes MKHICKIIAFSVMVWMITGISTCRSIAHKAQTKIHNRIEQKRIASDLKSAIKKGDYSKVKELFSKYDPHKHKNIANTEIRLWQYTCPNIDYVQESILYFAIFCRNEAKENNKDKYLKTIQFLLEQGANPDLPCKRVFSSTSCYIDSYPLTIATRARDISVVKLLLTHGANINNLDNPEADYGQICGSALHIAMDYGDIPILEILLAHKDIDINQPIRKGWLPLQSGIIGYRYRFGHDNNNLEAVRLLLKDKRTDVNKKDNYFQQNTSLGLAVDSGLTDMVKILLEHPDIKLEQKNRHGRTPLAEAVRRNYVEIVALLLNHGANPEGITTKSNTFFPKLGSEKRKKIEELLEKAKQENVSKLSSEKRKASPDFKENEKPSKRIR; translated from the coding sequence ATGAAACACATTTGCAAGATAATCGCCTTTTCAGTCATGGTATGGATGATTACTGGCATAAGTACTTGTAGAAGCATTGCACATAAGGCACAAACTAAAATCCATAATAGAATAGAGCAAAAACGTATTGCATCTGATCTCAAATCAGCCATCAAAAAGGGAGATTATTCGAAAGTAAAAGAACTGTTTAGTAAGTATGATCCACATAAACACAAAAACATTGCAAATACAGAAATAAGGCTATGGCAATATACATGTCCTAATATAGATTACGTACAAGAATCTATTTTATATTTTGCTATTTTCTGTAGAAATGAGGCTAAAGAAAACAACAAAGACAAATACCTAAAAACTATTCAATTTTTATTAGAGCAAGGTGCAAATCCAGACTTGCCATGCAAACGTGTTTTTTCTAGTACCTCTTGTTATATAGACTCCTATCCTCTAACCATAGCAACTCGGGCACGCGATATATCAGTGGTAAAGCTATTGCTCACACATGGAGCAAATATTAACAACTTGGATAATCCAGAAGCTGATTATGGACAGATTTGTGGCAGCGCGCTCCATATAGCTATGGACTATGGTGATATACCTATTCTTGAGATCCTTTTAGCGCACAAAGATATAGACATAAACCAACCTATTAGAAAAGGTTGGTTGCCATTACAATCAGGTATAATCGGTTATAGATATAGATTTGGGCATGATAATAATAACCTAGAAGCAGTACGTTTACTATTAAAAGATAAGAGAACTGATGTCAATAAAAAAGATAATTATTTTCAACAAAATACTTCACTTGGTCTAGCAGTTGATTCGGGTCTTACAGACATGGTAAAAATATTATTAGAGCATCCAGATATAAAACTAGAACAAAAAAACCGTCACGGACGTACCCCACTTGCAGAAGCAGTACGTCGTAATTATGTAGAAATCGTAGCGTTGCTATTAAATCACGGAGCCAATCCAGAAGGTATTACAACAAAAAGTAATACTTTCTTTCCAAAACTAGGTTCTGAAAAACGCAAAAAAATAGAAGAACTTTTAGAGAAAGCAAAGCAAGAAAATGTATCAAAGTTAAGTTCTGAAAAACGAAAAGCAAGTCCCGATTTTAAAGAAAACGAAAAACCTAGTAAACGTATTCGTTAA
- the dusB gene encoding tRNA dihydrouridine synthase DusB, whose translation MLKIGDCSLGPFPLLLAPMEDVSDPPFRAVCKEQGADLMYTEFISSEGLIRDAAKSIKKLEIYDYERPIGIQIFGDVIEVMREAAAIVERTEPTLLDINYGCPVKNVACKGAGAGILLDLPKMQAMAAEIVKQVSIPVTVKTRLGWDHQSIKILEVVQRLQDVGVQAVTIHGRTRQQMYKGEADWSYIAAVKADPNIHIPIFGNGDIDSPAKAIAYKNKYGVDGIMIGRASIGYPWIFREIKHYHETGKLLPPPTLAERIETVKKHLAHAIQWKGERLGILEMRRHYANYFKGLHGVKSYRASLVEALSYVAICDLLEEMMHTQQLNEMAEVSTFPH comes from the coding sequence ATGTTAAAAATCGGAGATTGTAGTTTAGGTCCCTTTCCCCTTCTATTGGCCCCTATGGAAGATGTTAGTGATCCTCCATTTCGTGCTGTATGCAAAGAGCAGGGAGCAGACCTCATGTATACGGAGTTTATATCTTCAGAAGGCCTTATTCGAGATGCCGCCAAAAGCATAAAGAAATTAGAAATATATGACTATGAACGTCCCATTGGCATACAAATCTTTGGAGATGTAATAGAAGTGATGCGGGAAGCTGCTGCTATTGTAGAGAGAACAGAGCCCACCTTATTAGATATCAACTATGGTTGTCCCGTAAAGAATGTAGCCTGCAAAGGAGCTGGTGCTGGCATTCTTTTAGACCTACCTAAAATGCAGGCTATGGCTGCAGAAATTGTCAAACAAGTCTCTATTCCTGTTACGGTTAAAACACGTTTGGGGTGGGACCACCAGTCTATTAAAATTCTAGAAGTAGTACAACGACTGCAAGATGTAGGTGTGCAGGCCGTGACCATTCACGGAAGGACTAGACAACAAATGTACAAAGGAGAAGCAGACTGGAGCTATATTGCAGCAGTTAAAGCAGATCCCAATATACACATTCCCATCTTTGGCAATGGAGACATTGACAGCCCTGCTAAAGCAATAGCGTACAAAAATAAATATGGCGTAGATGGCATTATGATTGGTCGTGCGAGTATTGGCTATCCTTGGATTTTTAGAGAAATCAAGCATTACCACGAAACAGGCAAATTACTGCCCCCTCCTACCCTAGCAGAACGCATTGAAACTGTAAAAAAGCATTTAGCACATGCCATACAATGGAAAGGAGAACGTTTGGGCATTCTAGAAATGAGACGCCACTATGCCAATTATTTCAAAGGGCTACACGGTGTCAAAAGCTATCGAGCAAGTTTGGTAGAAGCACTCTCATATGTAGCAATATGTGATCTATTAGAAGAAATGATGCATACACAACAGCTAAATGAAATGGCTGAAGTATCAACTTTCCCACATTGA
- the secG gene encoding preprotein translocase subunit SecG, translated as MSIFKLITVLIIIVAFLLIGVILLQEPKDRVTPSGGGAPSVQRIGINQKADFLEKATWILIGLLLFLTLLSSLFLKDAPKPSVIASPNLAKLQEQVHDTLTPENADTTQNELNAKETSSTEPKDTTTDNGNHTTVSQDSKSTPTTSDSSNPS; from the coding sequence ATGTCTATATTCAAACTCATTACTGTACTTATTATCATCGTAGCCTTTCTATTAATTGGAGTCATTCTTCTACAAGAACCTAAAGACAGAGTAACACCTTCTGGTGGAGGGGCCCCTTCTGTACAACGTATAGGCATTAATCAAAAGGCTGATTTCTTAGAAAAAGCTACTTGGATACTAATAGGATTATTACTTTTTTTAACACTTTTATCTTCTCTCTTTCTTAAAGATGCACCAAAGCCATCTGTAATTGCCAGTCCCAATTTAGCTAAACTACAAGAACAAGTACATGATACCTTAACTCCAGAAAATGCTGATACCACTCAAAATGAACTGAATGCTAAAGAAACCTCATCTACTGAACCAAAGGACACAACAACAGATAATGGTAATCATACAACTGTTTCACAAGATTCGAAATCTACACCTACAACATCTGATTCCAGTAATCCGTCTTAA
- the lptE gene encoding LPS assembly lipoprotein LptE has protein sequence MLKSCGLFSFSGAALSSDIKTFSIGFYSEVSDGPMDMAKRFTEGLETKILRTTSLSKETTDGDLQYEGGIKSFSYTTTFSTKNDNKEDSQEVQRLTITIEVSYHNPSDEEASFKKKIFSSSADKVSDTETEDDLVNKIIQNLVDDICHKSIDNW, from the coding sequence TTGCTAAAGTCCTGTGGTCTTTTTAGTTTTTCAGGCGCAGCGCTATCATCAGACATAAAAACTTTTTCTATTGGATTCTATTCAGAGGTTTCTGATGGCCCAATGGATATGGCAAAAAGGTTTACAGAGGGACTAGAAACAAAAATATTACGTACTACTTCTTTAAGTAAAGAAACTACAGATGGAGATTTACAATACGAAGGAGGCATTAAATCTTTTTCATATACTACGACATTTAGCACTAAAAATGACAATAAAGAGGATAGTCAAGAAGTCCAACGTTTAACCATAACTATAGAAGTTTCTTATCACAATCCATCTGATGAAGAGGCCTCTTTTAAGAAAAAAATATTTTCATCTAGTGCTGACAAAGTTTCTGATACAGAAACAGAAGACGATCTGGTCAATAAAATCATTCAAAATTTAGTAGATGATATTTGTCATAAATCCATAGATAATTGGTAA
- a CDS encoding sigma-54 interaction domain-containing protein, which yields MKERLQYIKQQFNVIGNAPLLNRAIEIAMQVASTDLSVLITGESGTGKESFSKIIHSLSPYRHGNFIAINCGAIPEGTIDSELFGHEKGSFTGAIEARKGYFEETNGGTIFLDEIGEMPLGTQTRLLRVLEYGEYVKVGSSKVEQAKVRIVAATNVNLLHAIKDGKFREDLYYRLNTVPIAIPPLRERGLDIFMLFHKFSSDFATKYRAKPLELNPAAKEMLLQYPFPGNIRQLKNIVEQIALLEGEIIVTPEVLIRYLPREHSQMLPVLYENRLLENSNSLNKDFVYTALLDLKKDVKELRELMFNFVGSGSIKKSIVQEHPRLFGVHNHQEAEHKGRYLLDLEQSFEGNGVHAEPAITYSENLSIEAKEQELIRRSLQKNHGNRKNTANDLGISERTLYRKIKQYDIEEQNFKK from the coding sequence ATGAAAGAACGTCTTCAATATATCAAGCAACAATTTAATGTAATTGGTAACGCTCCATTATTAAATAGAGCTATTGAAATAGCTATGCAAGTAGCCTCTACCGATCTTTCTGTATTAATTACTGGTGAAAGTGGCACAGGTAAAGAATCTTTTTCAAAAATTATCCATTCCCTAAGTCCTTATCGCCATGGCAACTTTATAGCTATTAATTGTGGAGCCATCCCCGAAGGGACAATAGATTCTGAGCTTTTTGGACATGAAAAAGGATCATTTACAGGTGCCATAGAGGCTAGAAAAGGTTATTTTGAAGAAACCAATGGCGGTACTATTTTTTTAGATGAAATAGGTGAAATGCCCCTGGGTACACAAACCAGGTTATTGCGTGTCTTAGAATATGGGGAATATGTAAAGGTAGGTTCTTCTAAAGTAGAACAAGCCAAAGTACGTATCGTCGCAGCTACAAACGTAAACTTGCTTCATGCAATCAAAGATGGTAAATTCAGAGAAGATTTATACTATAGACTTAATACGGTACCTATTGCCATACCACCCCTCCGAGAACGAGGATTAGATATATTTATGTTATTTCATAAATTTTCGAGTGATTTTGCTACTAAATACCGTGCAAAACCACTGGAGTTAAATCCAGCAGCAAAAGAAATGCTATTACAGTACCCATTTCCTGGAAATATACGGCAACTAAAAAATATTGTAGAGCAAATCGCTCTGCTTGAAGGAGAAATTATAGTCACACCAGAAGTGCTTATAAGATACCTACCTAGAGAACACAGCCAGATGTTACCCGTACTATACGAAAATAGATTGTTGGAAAATAGCAATTCGTTGAACAAAGATTTTGTATACACTGCATTACTAGACTTAAAAAAAGATGTTAAGGAATTAAGAGAATTGATGTTTAATTTTGTTGGGTCTGGTTCTATAAAAAAATCTATAGTCCAAGAACATCCTCGTTTATTTGGTGTGCATAATCATCAAGAAGCTGAACACAAGGGTAGATATCTTTTAGATTTAGAGCAATCTTTTGAGGGAAATGGTGTACATGCCGAACCTGCTATCACATACAGCGAAAACCTTTCTATTGAAGCTAAAGAGCAAGAGTTAATCCGTAGATCACTCCAGAAAAATCATGGAAATCGAAAAAATACAGCCAACGACTTAGGTATTTCTGAAAGGACACTATACAGAAAAATTAAACAATATGATATTGAAGAACAAAACTTTAAAAAATAA